In Spirobacillus cienkowskii, a genomic segment contains:
- the pilM gene encoding pilus assembly protein PilM: MQKILGLDIGSYSVKATILWNDFKNFTVKKIVEQKIDYKEGVEHNASLVTAIDILIHENQLEYDVVYAALDSRSVSIRKVDFENIRKRDILGFLENELESTSPFDMEETILDYQIIKYSKTSSAVLAVLCQKSVIKNFLDVVEKEHLRVKVLDIDNLSYLNMSSFLKINANNDLVTENKEEKKKKKLKKIVF, translated from the coding sequence ATGCAAAAGATTCTTGGTCTAGACATTGGAAGTTATTCGGTTAAGGCCACAATATTATGGAATGATTTTAAAAATTTTACAGTTAAAAAAATTGTTGAACAGAAAATTGATTATAAAGAAGGCGTTGAGCATAACGCAAGTTTAGTGACTGCAATTGATATCTTAATTCATGAGAATCAACTTGAGTATGATGTTGTTTATGCGGCGCTTGATTCTCGATCAGTTTCAATAAGAAAAGTTGATTTTGAGAATATACGCAAGCGAGATATTTTGGGTTTTTTAGAAAACGAGCTCGAAAGCACCAGTCCATTTGACATGGAAGAAACTATTCTTGATTATCAAATCATAAAATATTCAAAAACGAGCTCTGCTGTTTTAGCTGTTCTATGCCAAAAATCTGTAATCAAAAATTTCTTGGATGTAGTTGAAAAAGAGCATTTGCGAGTTAAGGTACTAGATATTGACAATTTATCATATTTAAATATGAGTTCATTTTTAAAAATAAATGCTAATAATGATTTGGTTACAGAAAATAAAGAAGAAAAAAAGAAGAAGAAGTTAAAAAAAATTGTTTTTTAA
- a CDS encoding 50S ribosomal protein L25, with protein sequence MTIENTVICATMRKDASKGAIRKQRHSGLVPGILYKKGISTKIEIATHDLPKCHTRSRVIKLKLDGVEKNVLMREVQVNPLNDKPLHFDFQEVEPNDIVRVHVPLNFVGLTREQEKEGSFSIRTRYLEVKAPLSKLPEAIEVDVSGLKVDQSIQLFDIKLAEGMTVRTGKGKNLALASLVKV encoded by the coding sequence ATGACCATAGAAAATACTGTAATTTGCGCTACTATGCGCAAAGATGCAAGCAAAGGTGCCATTCGCAAGCAACGCCATAGCGGACTTGTACCAGGCATTCTTTATAAAAAAGGGATTTCAACTAAAATTGAAATCGCAACACATGACCTTCCTAAATGCCATACTCGCTCTCGTGTTATCAAGCTTAAACTTGATGGTGTTGAGAAAAACGTTCTCATGCGCGAAGTGCAAGTAAACCCTTTAAATGACAAACCTCTTCATTTCGACTTTCAAGAAGTTGAGCCTAACGATATTGTTCGAGTGCACGTGCCTTTGAACTTTGTAGGCCTTACTCGCGAACAAGAAAAAGAAGGGTCATTTAGTATCCGTACTCGTTACCTTGAAGTTAAGGCTCCTTTGTCTAAACTTCCAGAAGCGATTGAAGTTGATGTGAGTGGCCTTAAAGTAGACCAATCTATTCAGCTATTTGATATCAAACTAGCTGAAGGCATGACTGTTCGCACTGGTAAGGGCAAAAATCTTGCGCTTGCTTCTCTTGTTAAAGTTTAA
- a CDS encoding OmpA family protein → MKISKIIACSSIISLAVIASSCSSTNTASGTKPATSGSESTAKVATQTPDSSLILKTIYFDFNKYVIREDQKDSAMQIAEKLKSSSSLEIQIQGNTDDRGSTEYNIALGQKRAQALKNFLISNGVQNNIETISFGKERPAVKGNNEDAWAKNRRDDIVKLK, encoded by the coding sequence ATGAAAATCTCTAAGATTATTGCATGTTCATCAATTATTTCGCTTGCGGTGATTGCTTCTAGCTGCTCGAGTACCAACACAGCATCGGGCACGAAGCCAGCAACATCAGGATCTGAGTCCACCGCTAAGGTGGCAACACAAACTCCAGACTCTTCGCTTATTTTAAAGACTATTTACTTTGATTTTAATAAGTACGTTATTCGTGAAGATCAAAAAGATAGTGCAATGCAAATTGCTGAAAAGTTAAAATCAAGTTCTTCTCTAGAAATTCAGATTCAGGGTAATACAGATGATCGTGGTTCAACTGAGTATAATATCGCGCTCGGTCAAAAACGCGCTCAAGCATTAAAGAATTTTTTAATTTCAAATGGCGTGCAAAACAATATTGAAACAATTAGTTTTGGCAAAGAGCGTCCTGCTGTAAAAGGAAATAACGAAGATGCGTGGGCTAAAAATCGTCGAGATGATATTGTTAAATTAAAATAA
- a CDS encoding HAD family hydrolase, producing the protein MKIRKENSEFKKVKQKSSELKRIRNRITLSGDWWDGKTHVLLDMDGTLINQPGALFHNLFALGVLFRMRSLGSFSKLIKAAQKTKEILLSSHSFKSNEEAFFETLSSELNANRKKIERFIAKFFDSDYPFICLFLHSDPNARKLVDLLHASNRHITLATNPVFGRREIELRLKASDLYLHDFDLVTSWDVMKSTKPHTQFFNDTLNKIGAAPERTIMIGNDPYYDLPAHILGIQTLLVGNKLTLKDIVESLEENMNTIKI; encoded by the coding sequence ATGAAGATAAGAAAAGAAAATTCTGAATTTAAAAAAGTTAAACAAAAGTCATCAGAATTAAAAAGAATTCGAAATAGAATTACTCTTTCTGGAGACTGGTGGGATGGTAAAACCCACGTTCTTCTTGATATGGATGGCACTCTTATCAACCAACCGGGTGCACTTTTTCACAATTTGTTTGCTCTTGGTGTGTTGTTTAGAATGCGGAGTCTAGGCTCATTTTCTAAACTCATAAAAGCCGCCCAAAAAACAAAAGAAATATTATTATCATCTCATTCATTTAAATCTAATGAAGAAGCTTTTTTTGAAACACTGTCTTCTGAATTAAATGCAAATAGAAAAAAAATTGAAAGATTTATTGCTAAATTTTTTGACTCCGATTACCCATTTATTTGTTTATTTTTACATTCTGATCCCAATGCTCGTAAACTGGTTGATTTATTGCATGCAAGCAACCGCCACATTACGCTCGCAACAAATCCTGTTTTTGGTAGAAGAGAAATAGAATTAAGACTCAAAGCAAGCGATTTGTATCTCCATGATTTTGACTTAGTCACTTCTTGGGATGTCATGAAAAGCACTAAGCCACACACGCAATTTTTTAATGACACTCTCAATAAAATTGGAGCAGCTCCAGAAAGAACGATTATGATTGGCAACGACCCGTATTACGATCTTCCTGCTCATATTTTAGGAATACAAACCTTACTTGTAGGAAATAAACTCACATTAAAAGATATTGTAGAGTCGTTAGAAGAAAACATGAATACAATTAAAATCTAA
- a CDS encoding tetratricopeptide repeat protein, whose amino-acid sequence MQANTKTSPKKNTKLRRISRSCLNLSKKARFKNSNSNLSQNLLKTANKYIFVHDFEKAGLILKQLSKKYFNDYEVLFRRVEVASKRDGLSELLIDLQKLAQKHPESKAIEFASILTKIRIASKYDFDKDKKTDLKKSFFPHHKEITYSPNIKMPLIHVLSNKKVRINRALDIPDDYYPEDFANPENLDQLNKTSSEKEEIYNKAIELQTNYPDNYAAWYVAGCALEGIGRIQEALELWTQSYKLNNSSIATLATLTELQQLGVVTDFGANYSEKFESLDKFLVHGHLETHTQLYNEFIKAGDYKNAIQSLKILAEWLQRQYGEVPVEIEVLNLLGSMQAYKLANNFEAAETSRAEVENIVIACKKSPRDMNQLYFIAQLCEDYGLKSLARMCYFTVLISSESHLDLVIQTASHCVSNNPSEGLLECLKVSYKNTHGSPEIRFCILICGLKIAHVNISEYMLKKNQVRDLILKEPHSKNILNILEELNKIYNSDPEIHYYLGEIHSKLGHYKEAKEYFTSMFVRDYYNTDGILRYIFFLLKTRDYVTARKIAQEGLLLSSLSEQQANEMHWSIAATYFSEGNFENSYNEILKSLSSDPWNPSYLILLLRSSLNIENNKFLKDNEELIKNLEDVILNTEIQDSEKDTLAQKTIKYGNDCIENNQVEYAWILSKCAILITNNISENLLQFIAKSGAGFNSRIAVQELLLLLKNKNINKGLNFATLSACIAKIYSLSGNWPLVDEWLSIAKSNKDSAAKLTKQKLFELEALSMTMRGTDLKKAQLLLEAAIDSYDNVQKVPLDTKVLHGYLLVAQGQFSVGLEKMQNNISTNASIQSLYFLIKGLERAGQLNNTTKESLTQLFKIYPTNSFEQKMVEEIFITVGNKSDTNPVGLAC is encoded by the coding sequence ATGCAGGCAAATACTAAAACTTCGCCCAAAAAAAATACGAAATTACGGCGAATTTCTAGATCATGCCTTAACTTATCCAAAAAGGCTCGTTTTAAAAACTCTAACTCCAATCTATCCCAAAATCTTTTAAAAACAGCAAACAAATACATATTTGTTCATGACTTTGAAAAAGCAGGATTGATATTAAAACAACTTTCAAAAAAATACTTTAATGATTATGAAGTACTTTTTAGAAGAGTCGAAGTTGCCTCAAAACGAGACGGACTTTCTGAACTTCTGATTGATTTACAAAAGCTTGCTCAAAAACACCCCGAATCTAAAGCAATTGAGTTTGCTAGTATTTTAACAAAAATACGAATTGCTTCGAAGTACGATTTCGATAAAGATAAAAAAACTGATTTAAAAAAGAGTTTTTTTCCACATCACAAAGAAATCACCTACTCACCGAATATTAAAATGCCTTTAATTCATGTTTTGTCAAACAAGAAAGTAAGAATTAATAGAGCACTTGATATCCCTGATGATTACTACCCCGAAGATTTCGCAAACCCAGAAAATTTAGATCAACTCAATAAAACCTCTTCAGAAAAAGAAGAAATTTATAATAAGGCCATAGAACTCCAAACTAACTATCCTGACAACTATGCCGCATGGTATGTTGCCGGGTGTGCTTTAGAAGGTATTGGCCGCATTCAAGAAGCTCTCGAATTATGGACACAGTCTTATAAACTCAATAATTCTTCGATTGCGACCTTAGCAACTCTAACAGAATTACAACAACTTGGCGTTGTGACTGATTTTGGGGCGAACTATTCTGAAAAATTTGAGTCTTTAGATAAGTTTCTAGTTCATGGTCACCTCGAAACCCATACACAGCTTTATAATGAATTTATCAAAGCTGGAGACTACAAAAATGCGATACAATCGCTAAAAATATTAGCAGAATGGTTGCAACGGCAGTACGGAGAAGTTCCTGTTGAAATAGAAGTTCTTAACTTACTTGGCTCAATGCAAGCGTATAAACTTGCAAATAACTTTGAAGCAGCAGAAACAAGCCGGGCAGAAGTCGAAAATATCGTTATAGCTTGTAAAAAATCTCCGCGAGACATGAATCAGCTTTATTTTATTGCACAACTTTGCGAAGATTATGGTTTAAAATCCTTAGCGAGAATGTGTTATTTTACCGTCTTAATTTCTTCTGAATCTCATTTAGATCTTGTCATTCAGACTGCATCTCACTGTGTTAGCAATAATCCTTCAGAAGGTTTATTAGAGTGTTTAAAAGTATCTTACAAAAACACACATGGAAGCCCAGAAATCCGTTTTTGTATTTTGATTTGTGGTTTAAAAATTGCTCATGTCAATATTTCTGAGTATATGCTCAAAAAAAATCAAGTGCGAGACTTAATTCTCAAAGAACCTCACAGCAAAAATATTTTAAACATTCTCGAAGAATTAAACAAAATTTATAATTCAGATCCAGAAATTCACTACTATCTTGGAGAAATTCATTCTAAACTCGGTCATTACAAAGAAGCGAAAGAATATTTTACATCCATGTTTGTAAGAGATTATTATAATACTGATGGTATATTAAGATATATATTCTTTCTTCTTAAAACACGAGATTATGTTACAGCCCGTAAAATTGCTCAAGAAGGTCTTTTGCTTAGTTCTTTATCAGAACAACAAGCTAATGAAATGCATTGGAGCATTGCTGCAACATATTTTTCTGAAGGTAACTTTGAGAACTCATACAATGAAATTTTAAAATCTCTCAGTAGCGATCCTTGGAATCCTTCGTATTTAATATTGCTATTAAGATCTTCTCTTAATATAGAAAATAATAAGTTTTTAAAAGATAATGAAGAGTTAATTAAAAATTTAGAAGACGTAATTTTAAATACAGAAATTCAAGATTCAGAAAAAGACACATTAGCCCAAAAAACGATTAAATATGGAAATGATTGTATTGAAAATAATCAAGTTGAATATGCCTGGATATTATCTAAATGCGCTATTCTCATTACTAACAATATCAGCGAAAATTTATTACAATTTATAGCAAAATCAGGTGCTGGTTTTAACTCTCGTATTGCAGTTCAAGAGCTTTTACTGCTACTTAAAAATAAAAATATAAATAAGGGATTAAACTTTGCGACCCTGTCTGCCTGCATTGCTAAAATTTACAGTCTTTCTGGAAATTGGCCGCTTGTCGACGAATGGCTTTCTATTGCAAAAAGCAATAAAGATTCTGCTGCAAAGCTTACAAAACAAAAACTTTTTGAGCTTGAAGCCCTCAGTATGACAATGCGAGGTACCGATCTAAAAAAAGCACAACTCCTTTTAGAGGCTGCAATTGATTCTTATGATAATGTTCAAAAAGTTCCTTTAGACACAAAAGTCCTTCATGGATACCTGCTTGTAGCACAAGGGCAATTTTCTGTTGGGCTTGAAAAAATGCAAAATAATATTAGTACAAATGCATCTATTCAAAGTCTTTACTTCTTAATTAAAGGACTTGAAAGAGCTGGTCAGCTCAATAACACCACTAAAGAATCATTAACTCAGTTATTTAAAATTTATCCTACAAATTCTTTTGAACAAAAAATGGTGGAAGAAATATTTATTACGGTTGGAAATAAAAGCGATACAAATCCTGTTGGTTTAGCCTGTTAG
- the pilM gene encoding pilus assembly protein PilM codes for MGHSKTTLTFINDNNVLYTRIINIGGLYFNQVLKNRFDISIGEAESLKCFVSSILINDDEFNNNKENMVAQVLNEAVTELGLEILRTIQAFVAKENLNITSIFLTGGSSKIAGIDSVFQELLGISVSFLLIQEDKILFDLNDENIKNSDEIAKNLKVFSQSIAISMRGLPLIKEISKINFRKGEFAQISNYDKLIKQIFLYSSIVAIVLFSLMLSYFFRYFMYNKEINDLKTNFRRDIISLFSGEPASLRMISGKKDWDFINYGKESLILLQQNMSDKKLFLEQFSSSETPLPLKIMNQVSQSIPSTMYFEVSEFRVQDNQFYIEAETNDPENIKKIINILSKINLISNVTKKSQSVKVGTDKKITHFSLVANVVER; via the coding sequence ATTGGACATAGTAAAACAACTTTAACTTTTATTAATGATAATAATGTATTATATACTCGAATTATTAATATTGGTGGATTGTATTTTAATCAAGTACTAAAAAATAGATTTGATATAAGTATTGGGGAAGCAGAAAGTTTAAAATGTTTTGTTAGCTCAATATTAATAAACGATGATGAATTTAATAATAATAAAGAAAATATGGTTGCACAAGTATTAAATGAAGCTGTTACTGAATTGGGATTAGAAATTTTAAGAACTATTCAAGCGTTTGTTGCAAAAGAAAATTTAAATATTACATCTATTTTTTTAACAGGCGGTTCTAGTAAAATAGCAGGAATTGACAGTGTTTTTCAAGAGCTATTAGGTATTTCCGTCTCTTTTTTATTAATTCAAGAAGATAAAATATTATTTGATTTAAATGATGAAAATATTAAAAACTCAGATGAAATTGCAAAAAATTTAAAAGTTTTTTCTCAATCAATTGCAATATCAATGCGAGGTCTTCCATTAATTAAAGAGATTTCTAAAATTAATTTTAGAAAGGGAGAGTTTGCGCAAATTAGTAATTATGATAAGTTAATTAAGCAAATATTCTTATATTCGTCAATTGTCGCTATTGTTCTTTTTTCTTTAATGTTAAGTTACTTTTTTAGATATTTTATGTATAACAAAGAGATAAATGATTTAAAAACAAATTTTAGAAGAGATATAATAAGTTTGTTTTCAGGAGAGCCAGCCTCTTTAAGAATGATTTCTGGAAAAAAAGATTGGGATTTTATTAATTATGGTAAAGAATCCCTCATTCTTTTGCAGCAAAATATGAGCGATAAAAAATTATTTTTAGAACAATTTTCTTCTTCTGAAACTCCATTGCCTCTTAAAATTATGAATCAAGTTTCTCAATCTATTCCAAGTACAATGTATTTTGAAGTTTCGGAGTTTAGAGTTCAAGATAATCAGTTTTATATTGAAGCAGAAACTAATGACCCAGAAAATATCAAAAAAATTATTAATATTTTATCTAAAATAAATTTAATTAGTAATGTAACAAAGAAATCGCAGTCTGTTAAAGTTGGGACAGACAAAAAAATTACGCATTTTTCTTTAGTAGCAAACGTTGTAGAAAGATAA
- the gspN gene encoding type II secretion system protein GspN codes for MSFFKRKHILGLVFLFIVFIIIIIYQTFPYNILKENITNKINNQLQLEKIPLKVEIKNIRPYWVTGIQIDDLAIKNQFEFNNSFILDSIIVRIKILPLFLGKVSVNLKLSQKSGLLNAAFSAPINSLINNNFFPEKASVIIKKFSVDRLSQVLLKASMSGINYNVALLEPIINHINFGGDLDGFMILSNPSSLDVDLNLLNSYLGIDNESLEFPNQDFSKLRLKLKWDGNDIEIFKETEIISKNIDIEFYGTVETPPALSRNPANINLFVNFSLSGEVEKNFGFLIPQLLNCPSSSMLAGYLKVQLTGTLDELTCR; via the coding sequence ATGAGTTTTTTTAAAAGAAAACATATTTTAGGTTTGGTTTTTTTATTTATAGTTTTTATAATAATAATAATTTATCAAACATTTCCATATAATATTTTAAAGGAAAATATTACAAATAAAATCAATAATCAGTTACAGCTAGAAAAAATTCCATTAAAAGTTGAAATAAAAAACATAAGGCCATATTGGGTTACAGGCATACAAATTGATGATTTAGCGATTAAAAATCAATTTGAATTCAATAATTCTTTTATTCTTGATTCTATTATAGTAAGAATAAAAATTTTGCCACTTTTTTTAGGCAAAGTTTCTGTTAATTTAAAATTGTCTCAGAAAAGCGGCTTATTAAATGCAGCATTTTCTGCTCCAATTAATTCTTTAATAAACAATAATTTTTTTCCAGAAAAAGCTAGTGTTATTATAAAGAAGTTTTCTGTTGATAGACTTTCCCAGGTTTTATTGAAAGCTTCGATGTCTGGTATCAATTATAATGTAGCTCTTCTCGAACCAATAATTAATCACATTAATTTTGGAGGAGATTTAGATGGATTTATGATTTTATCAAATCCTAGCTCACTCGATGTAGATTTAAATTTATTAAATTCTTATTTAGGAATTGATAATGAATCACTTGAATTTCCTAATCAAGATTTTTCTAAACTAAGATTAAAGCTTAAATGGGATGGAAATGACATTGAAATTTTTAAAGAGACAGAAATTATTTCCAAAAATATTGATATTGAATTTTATGGTACTGTTGAAACTCCTCCGGCGTTAAGTAGAAATCCAGCAAATATAAATTTATTTGTAAATTTTTCTCTTAGCGGAGAAGTCGAAAAGAATTTTGGATTTTTAATTCCTCAATTATTAAATTGTCCGAGTAGCTCGATGTTAGCAGGGTATTTAAAGGTTCAGCTAACAGGAACTTTAGATGAACTAACTTGTCGTTAA